The following proteins come from a genomic window of Acinetobacter baumannii:
- a CDS encoding Crp/Fnr family transcriptional regulator: MDDRILDLIYINRLKENTWFSVLPEAFQKFILEHGKQITFEKNSYVFHAQDEFDGIYTVLEGSISLGYVDVNGNEALSAIAEPIMWFGEISLIDHEPRSHDAIALKKSIVLHIPAKPLNELLKEHPYYWYYFARLTSQKLRYVFLEQIAIQTRSISQRLAQRLLFILEGYGNHILIQDHHIQISQEQLANMLTTSRQTINHELSLLEKQNIIKIAFRKIEILDIEKLKVIAQVHS, encoded by the coding sequence ATGGATGACCGAATATTGGACCTAATTTATATTAACCGATTAAAAGAAAACACATGGTTTAGTGTGCTTCCGGAAGCATTCCAAAAGTTTATTTTAGAACATGGCAAGCAAATTACTTTTGAGAAAAATAGCTACGTTTTCCATGCTCAAGATGAGTTTGATGGTATTTATACCGTCCTTGAAGGCTCAATTAGCTTGGGTTATGTCGATGTAAATGGTAATGAAGCACTTTCTGCAATTGCTGAGCCGATTATGTGGTTCGGTGAAATATCTTTAATTGATCATGAGCCACGGTCACACGACGCGATTGCTTTGAAAAAAAGTATAGTTCTGCATATTCCTGCAAAACCATTAAATGAGCTACTAAAAGAACATCCATATTATTGGTATTATTTTGCACGTTTAACTAGCCAAAAACTCAGGTACGTTTTCTTAGAACAGATTGCGATACAAACACGCAGTATTTCTCAAAGGCTTGCACAACGTCTTCTGTTCATTTTAGAAGGATACGGTAACCATATTCTTATTCAAGATCATCACATTCAGATTTCTCAAGAGCAATTAGCCAACATGTTGACTACATCTAGGCAGACGATCAACCATGAATTGAGCCTACTTGAAAAACAAAATATTATTAAAATTGCTTTTAGAAAAATTGAGATTTTAGATATTGAAAAACTAAAAGTAATTGCTCAAGTTCATTCATAA
- a CDS encoding Mpo1 family 2-hydroxy fatty acid dioxygenase — translation MSNLEQKLSQYAAYHLNHQNILTHFIGIPLIVFSILCLTARAGIDIGNFKVTLAMVLIAFSTIYYLFLDKVFGLIMLMILVAVYPLASQIAELPLGQWLAASIGFFVVGWVFQFVGHYFEKKKPAFVDDVIGLAIGPLFVLAEFIFMLGFRKPLHERILHEARSKREMMDLSH, via the coding sequence ATGTCAAATCTGGAGCAGAAACTGAGCCAATATGCGGCTTATCATTTAAATCATCAAAATATTTTGACGCATTTTATAGGCATTCCACTCATCGTGTTTTCAATTTTATGTTTAACAGCGAGGGCAGGAATCGATATTGGTAATTTTAAAGTTACTTTAGCTATGGTACTGATTGCATTCAGTACAATCTATTATTTATTTCTAGATAAAGTTTTTGGCTTAATCATGCTCATGATATTGGTGGCTGTGTATCCATTAGCGAGCCAAATTGCCGAACTTCCTTTAGGACAATGGTTGGCTGCAAGTATTGGTTTCTTTGTGGTGGGGTGGGTCTTTCAGTTTGTGGGGCATTATTTTGAAAAGAAAAAGCCTGCTTTTGTTGATGATGTAATAGGACTTGCAATTGGACCACTATTTGTATTGGCTGAATTTATATTTATGTTAGGTTTTAGAAAGCCTTTGCATGAGCGAATTTTACACGAGGCGCGCAGTAAACGAGAGATGATGGATTTAAGCCATTAA
- the ychF gene encoding redox-regulated ATPase YchF, which yields MGFNCGIVGLPNVGKSTLFNALTKAAIAAENFPFCTIEPNTGIVPVPDPRLDKLAAIVNPQRVLPTTMEFVDIAGLVAGASKGEGLGNQFLANIRETDAIAHVVRCFEDENVIHVNGKIDPLDDIATINTELALADLETVAKAILRLTKVAKGGDKEAVATKAVLEKIQPLLDEGKPARAADLSDDERKLIRGFGLMTLKPTMYIANVAEDGFENNPHLEAVKKLAAEENAIVVPLCNQIEAEISLLEDEDRAEFLEAMGMEEPGLNVVIRAGYKLLGLQTYFTAGVQEVRAWTVKVGATAPQAAGVIHTDFEKGFIRAEVVAYDDFVQYNGENGAKEAGKWRLEGKTYVVQDGDVMHFRFNV from the coding sequence ATGGGTTTTAATTGCGGTATTGTTGGTCTGCCAAATGTAGGGAAATCTACCCTTTTCAATGCATTAACTAAAGCAGCGATTGCAGCGGAAAACTTCCCGTTCTGTACCATTGAGCCAAACACAGGTATTGTTCCTGTTCCAGATCCACGTTTAGATAAACTTGCTGCAATTGTTAACCCTCAGCGTGTTTTGCCGACCACTATGGAATTTGTGGACATTGCAGGTCTTGTTGCTGGTGCATCAAAAGGCGAAGGTTTGGGTAACCAGTTTCTTGCTAACATTCGTGAAACTGATGCAATTGCACACGTTGTACGTTGTTTCGAAGACGAAAACGTCATCCACGTAAATGGTAAAATTGATCCATTAGATGACATTGCAACTATCAATACTGAACTTGCACTTGCAGACCTTGAGACTGTTGCTAAAGCAATTTTACGTTTAACTAAAGTTGCTAAAGGCGGTGACAAAGAAGCTGTAGCAACTAAAGCAGTTTTAGAAAAAATCCAACCGTTACTTGACGAAGGTAAACCAGCTCGCGCGGCTGATTTGTCTGATGACGAACGCAAATTAATTCGTGGTTTTGGTTTAATGACTTTGAAACCAACCATGTACATTGCAAACGTTGCAGAAGACGGTTTTGAAAACAATCCACATTTAGAAGCTGTTAAAAAACTTGCTGCCGAAGAAAACGCAATTGTTGTGCCGCTTTGCAACCAAATCGAAGCTGAAATTTCATTATTAGAAGATGAAGATCGTGCTGAGTTCCTAGAAGCAATGGGCATGGAAGAACCAGGCTTAAACGTAGTTATTCGTGCAGGCTATAAACTTTTAGGTTTACAAACTTATTTCACTGCTGGTGTACAAGAAGTTCGTGCATGGACAGTAAAAGTTGGTGCGACGGCTCCTCAAGCAGCTGGTGTTATTCATACTGATTTCGAAAAAGGCTTTATCCGTGCTGAAGTTGTTGCATATGATGACTTCGTACAATACAACGGTGAAAACGGCGCTAAAGAAGCAGGTAAATGGCGTTTAGAAGGTAAAACTTACGTTGTTCAAGACGGCGATGTAATGCACTTCCGTTTTAACGTTTAA
- a CDS encoding methionine ABC transporter permease: protein MQDQLIDLLITGTVDTLLMVGASAFIAFLIGLPIAVILVSTSEHGIHPSQKINQALGWVINITRSIPFLILMVALIPLTRWIVGTSYGVWAAVVPLTIAAIPFFARIAEVSLREVDQGLIEAAQAMGCNRKQIIWHVLLPEALPGIVAGFTVTIVTMINSSAIAGAIGAGGLGDIAYRYGYQRFDMQIMLAVILVLIVLVMLVQATGDALAQQLDKRKV, encoded by the coding sequence ATGCAAGACCAGCTCATTGATTTATTAATTACTGGAACTGTAGATACCTTGCTCATGGTAGGCGCATCTGCGTTCATTGCCTTTTTAATTGGCTTACCTATCGCTGTTATTTTAGTCAGCACTTCTGAACATGGCATTCATCCGTCGCAAAAGATTAATCAAGCTTTGGGTTGGGTCATCAATATCACTCGCTCAATACCCTTTCTAATTTTAATGGTTGCACTTATTCCGCTTACTCGCTGGATTGTGGGTACAAGTTATGGCGTATGGGCAGCGGTTGTTCCCTTAACGATTGCGGCCATTCCGTTTTTTGCCCGTATTGCAGAAGTCAGCTTACGTGAAGTCGATCAAGGCTTAATTGAAGCTGCACAAGCCATGGGTTGTAACCGCAAACAAATTATCTGGCACGTACTTTTACCAGAGGCTTTGCCAGGTATTGTGGCAGGCTTTACAGTGACTATTGTGACAATGATTAACTCATCTGCGATTGCTGGTGCTATTGGTGCAGGTGGCTTAGGAGACATTGCTTATCGATATGGTTATCAACGTTTTGATATGCAAATTATGTTGGCTGTTATTTTAGTATTGATTGTTTTAGTCATGTTAGTACAAGCGACTGGTGATGCATTAGCCCAGCAACTCGATAAACGTAAAGTTTAA
- a CDS encoding methionine ABC transporter ATP-binding protein: MTMVSFGSQVDFSLPHIKIRGLNKFYQSQGQKLHALKEINLDIPQGKILGIIGKSGAGKSSLLRTLNGLEQVNTGSIHIHQQNIAELSHSELIQTRQRIGMIFQHFNLMSAKTVWENVALPLKVSNYNKADIDQRVNEVLALVGLADKSNYYPSQLSGGQKQRVGIARALVHHPEILLCDEATSALDPESTATILALLKKINQELGLTIVLITHEMQVIREICDQVVVIDQGEIVEAGQVWSVFSRPEQQITQELLNLEQITLPFKISRLPDEDSTHIIVKLKYEAEAHQVPDIQELLAKFKAPVNLYQSQVDTIQGHIIGSLLVGIPNVEIDLSSIQQDALTAIAQFEVLGYARPAH, encoded by the coding sequence ATGACCATGGTGAGTTTTGGATCACAAGTTGATTTTTCTCTACCTCACATCAAAATTCGTGGTTTAAATAAGTTTTACCAATCGCAGGGTCAAAAGCTGCATGCTTTAAAAGAGATTAACCTTGATATTCCTCAAGGTAAGATTTTAGGCATTATTGGTAAAAGTGGTGCGGGAAAATCTTCCTTACTCCGCACTTTAAATGGCTTAGAACAAGTAAATACTGGTAGCATTCATATTCATCAACAAAACATTGCTGAATTGAGCCATTCCGAGCTTATTCAAACCCGTCAACGAATTGGAATGATTTTTCAACATTTCAATTTAATGTCGGCAAAAACAGTTTGGGAAAACGTGGCATTGCCCTTAAAAGTTTCCAATTACAACAAAGCAGATATTGACCAACGCGTAAATGAGGTTCTAGCTCTCGTAGGTCTTGCAGATAAATCTAACTATTATCCATCACAACTTTCTGGCGGACAAAAGCAACGTGTTGGTATTGCACGCGCACTTGTTCACCACCCAGAAATTTTACTGTGTGACGAGGCAACCTCGGCACTTGATCCTGAAAGTACTGCCACTATTTTGGCTTTACTTAAAAAGATTAATCAGGAACTTGGTCTCACCATTGTATTAATTACTCATGAAATGCAAGTGATTCGAGAAATTTGTGATCAAGTCGTGGTGATTGACCAAGGTGAGATTGTAGAGGCTGGGCAAGTTTGGTCGGTATTTTCACGACCAGAGCAACAAATTACTCAAGAACTATTAAACCTTGAGCAGATCACTCTGCCTTTTAAAATCAGCCGTCTACCCGATGAAGATTCGACTCATATTATTGTAAAACTGAAATATGAGGCTGAAGCACATCAGGTTCCAGATATTCAAGAACTACTTGCCAAATTCAAAGCACCCGTCAATTTATACCAAAGTCAGGTCGATACCATTCAAGGGCACATTATTGGCTCACTTTTAGTCGGTATTCCTAACGTAGAAATTGATCTTTCATCTATACAACAAGATGCATTAACAGCAATCGCACAATTTGAGGTACTTGGCTATGCAAGACCAGCTCATTGA